A segment of the Fimbriimonadaceae bacterium genome:
ATGACTTACCGCGACGTCCAAGAACCTGACGTCGTGACGAAGCAGGAGTGGAGACTGGGCTACAAAGGTGACGAGCGGGGGCTGGTCGGCACGCGCCGCCTGCTCAAGATGAATGTCGACGGCAACGAGATCAAGCTCGACAAGGTCGAGGACGAGACGTGGACAGAGGTCCGCAACATGCGCTGGCAGGTGATGGCGCGGACGGTCAAGAACGACGAAGACCGCGAAAAGAGGCGGTGGATCCGGGTGTTCGACTTCTCTTTTCCGGCATCGGCCCTGCGTCGGGGCTTGAGTTGGACATCCACCGACGAGCAAGACGACTTGCCGCGACTCACCACCACCTACACCGTCGAGAACGTGGGCGACCAGGGCCTCCAGATCAAGTTCGCCAGTGCGGAGTCGGGCCAGGGCGCGCGCCAATGGAGCGGCACGATGCTTTGTGACCGGCGCACCGGATGGCCCAAGGAAGTCCACGGCACCATCGAACGGTACGTCTTCCCCGACGACGAAGAGCGGCGCACCCACCGGGTCGAGTACACCGCTCACCAAGTCGTCAAATGACGGCCAGAGTCACTGGCGGGCCGCAGCCACCATGGCCCGGAACGTCTCGACGTTCTCCTTACCTTCCTTACCGCCTCCACCCTTGAACGCGGCCAAGAAGGCGTCGCCGCCAGACCAGACGGTCGTCATGACCCCCTTGGCATGCCGCGCGATGGCGGGGTTGGCAGCCTGGAGCGCCCTGACCAGGGCGACCTGACCCCGGGCGACGTCCGGCTTGCGCCACGGGCAGGCAAGGACGTCGAAGCCTTTATAGGCGAAGTAGGCGGGGGTCGGCTCCGCTTTCTCGTAGTGCCAGTCACAGATCGTGATGTCCTTCGGCACCATGTCGATGGCACCCTCGGTGCCGTTCGTCGCCGCCTCCCACTCGCCAAGGCCGTTCGTGCGGCCGTCCAACAGCCGGTCACCCCACATGTACATCCGACGGCCTTTCGACTTCAGGTGGTCGTGGAGGGTAGTCACCTCTTGGGCGAACAATTGGGCCGTCGACTTGCCGGCGCAACGCTTGCAGTCCTTGTCGCCAAGGATGAAGACCTCGTCCATGCCGCAGTGGTAGGCCTTGGCCTCGAAGGCGTCGGCGATCTCGTCGATCAGGTCGAAGACGACCTTGTGGACTTCAGGGTGGTTCGGGCAATAGCTCCGGCAATAGATGCCCTTGTTGCCGGGAAACTTGCCGGGCGTCTCGTCGAACTCGGGGTGCTTGGTCAGCAGCCGGTCGTTCGAGCCTGCCCACGACTGGTGTCCCAGCAAGTTGGTCTCGGGGACGATTTCGATCCCCGCGGCCTTGCAAGCCGCGACGACCTTCTTGGCGTCGGCCACAGACAGGCCGTCGGGGTCGGCCATCTCGGGCCGAGATTTGAACTGGAAACTGTAGCCGACTTCGATCACCAACAGGTTGACCCCCATCGGCTTGAGGTCGTTGGTGATGAAGTCACAGAACTTACCGATGTTCCCCTTCGACGGGGCGCCTAGGTGAAGTCCGACGACAGGAATCGGCGCAAGCATGACAGCGGCGGCAATGGCGGCGACCATATCCCCACTCTACATGGTCCGGCTAAGCTAGCGGAACGGATGTTCGCCCAAGTCCACGCCGCCACTCTGATGGGCATCGACGCGTTACCGGTGGTCGTAGAAGTGGACACCCACCCGGGGGAGAACAACTTCACCCTGGTCGGCCTCCCCGACAAGGCCGTTCAGGAGGCGGAAGAGCGTGTCCGGGCCGCGATGCGGAACAGTGAGTTGGACTTTCCCCGCGGACGGGTCGTCGTCAACCTCGCCCCCGCCGACATCAAGAAGGAGGGCCCGTCGCTTGACCTGCCCCTTGCCGTCGCCCTCTTGGCGATCGACCGGCAGGTCGACCCGGGCTTCCTGCCCGACACGGTGTTTCTGGGCGAACTGGGACTGGACGGCCGACTGCGGACCATCGACGGCGCCGTCAACGTGGCGTTGCTCTGCCGCGACAAGGGGATCAAGAGGCTGGTGGTGCCCCGGGTCAACGCGGCCGAGGCGGCCGTCGTTCCCGGCCTTGAGGTCTATGGGGTCGAGACGCTTCTCGATGTCGTCTACCTCACGAACGGAGACTTGTCGGCGCGTCCGGTGGAACTCACCCGGTCGGCTCCGGCCCGGGTCGATTATCCCGTCGACTACAGCGACGTCAAGGGTCAAAGGCAAGCGGTCCGGGCGATGGAGATCGCGGCCGCAGGGGGCCATAACGTGCTGATGGTCGGGCCGCCGGGGAGCGGCAAGACGCTTCTGGCCCGACGACTCCCGACCATCCTGCCTCCGCTCGGTCTGGACGAGAGCATCGACGTCACCCGCGTCTATTCGGCGGCAGGCGAGCGGACAGGCCAGGAGGGATTGGTCTGGGAACGACCGTTCCGCACACCGCACCACACCGCGAGCTACGCCGCCGTGGTCGGCGGTGGCAAGTCGCCCAAGCCCGGTGAGATCTCGCTTGCCCACCTGGGAGTGCTCTTTATGGACGAGCTCCCCGAATTTGGCAGGGACGTTCTGGAGGCCCTGCGTCAACCCCTGGAGGACGGGGTCGTGACCGTCGCCCGGGTGCAGAGCACCCTCACTTTCCCGGCCCGGTGCGTCGTCGTCGGGGCGATGAACCCGTGCCCGTGCGGATTCAAGGGCTACCCCGAAGCCAACTGCGTAGGGGCCAACGCCTGCCAGCGGTACTCGGCCCGGGTCAGCGGCCCGCTCATGGACCGGATCGACCTTCACGTGAACGTCCCGCGCCTCAAGCCCGAAGAACTGGCCGCGACACCCCAGGGGGAACCTAGTGCGGCGATCCGGGAGCGCGTCATCAAGGCCCGCGCCGCCCAGACCGCCCGCCTCGGCGAGGGACGGACGAACGCGGCCATGACCCCTCGAGAGATGCGCGAGAGCCTGGCGGTCGACGACGACTGCACCGCGTTCATGAAGAACGTCGCCGCCCGGCTGAACATCTCGGCCCGAGTTTACGACCGGATCTTCAAGGTCGGCCGCACCATCGCCGATTTGGCCGGGTCACCGACGCTGGGACGCCAACACCTCGCCGAGGCCGTCCAATACCGTTCCTCTGGCGATTAGTCCCATGAGCATATACCCCATGGGGTATATAGATGTAGTGGACAACGAGAACCGGAAAGCGATCGACCGCAGACTCTCGCGGGTCGAGGGTCAGGTCAGGGGTCTGCGCCGCATGGTCGATGAGAACCAATACTGCGCGGACATCTTGACCCAGTTGGCCGCCACGAGGTCGGCCCTTGAGCAAATCGGGGCCGAAATCGCCGCTTCCCATGTCCAAACCTGCATCGTCGGCCACGGCTGTGAAACCGAGCACGACCGCGCCAAGTCGATGAGCCAAGACGAGCTCCTCGACGAACTGCGTGTCACCCTTTCCCGGCTTGTCCGTTGACATACCCATGGGGGTACTCAACAAATCATGACCACACATCTGAAAATCGACGGAATGAGTTGCGGCCACTGCGTGAACTCGGCGACCAAAGCGCTGAAGGCCGTGCCCGGGGTCGAGTCTGCCGAAGTCGACCTGGCCGCCGGGACAGCGACGGTCGTCGGCACCGCCGGCATCGAGGCTCTCGTCGCCGCAGTGGAAGAGGAGGGCTTTCAGGCGTACGCCAAGGTCGAGGCCCCCGATGACCACTGACGCCCCCGAGACGACGGTCACTGACCTTGACATCGAAGGCATGACCTGCGCGTCGTGCGTCCGCCGGGTGGAAAAGGCCCTCGGGAAGGTGCCTGGTGTCACGGAGGTGAACGTGAACTACGCGACCGAGCGGGCCACCGTCAGCCATGAGGGTGAGGTCCACACCCGTGAACTGGTCCAGGCCGTCAGCGAGGCCGGGTATTCAGCCAAGCCTCACGATGAGACGCCCGGCCACCACCACGACGAGCATGCCGACCACTTGGCCGTCGAGTCCGACGACCGGTTGGCCGCCGCACGGCGCAACCTTTGGGGGGCGGTCGCCCTCACCGTGCCGGTCGTCGCCCTGTCGATGTTTTGGCATGACCGACCCGAGTGGGTGAACGGCGTCCTTCTCGGACTCTCCACGCCGGTCGTCTTTTGGCACGGGCGCCAGTTCTTCGCTTCGGCGTGGAACGGTATCAAGCACCTGACCGCGACGATGGACTCGCTGATCGCGCTGGGCGCGGGGGCGTCGTGGCTCTACAGTCTGTACGCCCTGGTGGCGTTCAGAGGGTCCAGCCACCACCAGAACCAACACCTCTACTTCGAGACCGCGGCCACGATCGTCACCCTGATCCTCGTCGGCAAGTACCTCGAGGCCCGGTCGAAGAGCCGCATGTCGGGGGCGATCCAAAAGCTCCTGGCCCTCGCCCCGAAGACCGCCACGGTGGTCCAACCCGGCGGCGGGGAACAAGAAATCCCACTCGACCAACTTACCAAGGACATGCTCGTCAGGGTCCGACCCGGCGAGCGGGTCGCCGTGGACGGCGTCGTCACGGATGGGGAGAGCTACCTGGACGAGTCCATGCTCACCGGCGAACCCCTGCCCGTCCGCAAGGCGACGGGAGACCACGTGACCGGTGGGACGATGAACACTAACGGTGCGTTCACCTTCCGGGCGACCCAGGTCGGCAAGGAGACGACCTTAGCCCAGATCGTCCGCATGGTGGAACACGCCCAGGGGTCGAAGGCACCGGTCCAGTCGCTGGCCGACCGTGTGTCTGCCGTCTTCGTGCCGGCGGTGATCGTCATCGCGCTGCTCACCTTTGGGTGGTGGCTGTCCCAGGGCGCGGCGGTCCAGGACGCCCTCCTGCCTGCCGTGGCGGTCCTCGTCATCGCCTGCCCCTGCGCCCTCGGACTGGCAACGCCGACCGCCATCATGGTCGGCACAGGCCGCGGTGCGGAACTGGGGGTGCTCGTCAAGGACGGCGAGGCGCTGGAGCGGGCCGCGTCCGTGCGGACAGTCCTCTTGGACAAGACCGGCACGGTGACAGTCGGCCGGCCCGAATTGACCGACGTGGTCCCGCTCGGGGACTACTCGGAGGACCAGGTGTTGGGCTTCGCCGCCGTGGCCGAGTCCAGGTCAGAACACCCCGTCGCCCGAGCCATCGTCGCGGCGGCTCCGACCGCCGGCCAGCCGGACGGCTTCGAGGCGTCCAGTGGCCGAGGGGTGGTCGCCCAGTCGGCGGGCCACCGCATCGTCGTCGGGAGCGCGGCCCTGCTTGCCGACGAAGGCGTCCACTTGACCACTGCTGCCGACAACGCCTTGAGCGAGCTCGAAGAGGCGGGAAAGACGGCCGTCTTCGTGGCCGTTGACGGCGGCCTGGCCGGCGTCTTGGCGGTGGCCGACACCGTCGGCGCACACAGCGCCGAGGCGGTGCGGGACCTTGCGGCCCTCGGCCTGACCACGGTCATGGTGACCGGCGACAACCGCCGTGCCGCCGAGGCCGTGGCCAAGACGGTGGGCGTCCAGGCGGTCGAGGCCGGCGTCCTGCCGGGCGGCAAGGCCGACGTCGTCCGGCGCCACCAAGGGTCGGGCGGAGTCGCGATGGTCGGAGACGGGATCAACGACGCCCCTGCCCTCGCCCAGGCCGACGTCGGAATCGCGATGGGCACGGGCACCGACGTGGCGATGGAGACGGCGGGCGTGACCCTGCTGCGCCACGACCTGCGCGGTGTGGCCCAGGCGGTCCGCCTGGCCCGGGCGACATTCCGGACGATCCGGTGGAACCTGGTGTGGGCGTTCGGCTACAACGTCGTCATGGTGCCGCTCGCCGCAGCGGGGAAACTCAACCCCATGCTGGCGGCCGGGGCCATGGCGTTTTCCAGCGTGTCCGTCATCCTCAACTCGCTCCGCCTGCGGCGCGCGGTGTAAGGAGCGGCCCCTTGGCCCTGCTGTCTGGCTGACCCTGGCCGGCCAGCGGGGCCGACCCAGACAGTCGGCTTGGTGCCCAGAGTGGGACTCGAACCCACACGGCCTTACGGCCAACGGATTTTAAGTCCGCTGCGTCTACCATTCCGCCATCCGGGCCCGGGCGGCAGTATACAGGCGGGGCTCTGCCCGCCGCCCGGCGGGGTCGTCGGGAGGGCGTCCTCCCGGCGGGTCCTTGCCGCTTTGGGGCTGAACCTGCCATCATATGCGTCCGACTCAATCAAGAAGGGCGAGGCAGGCTCATGGCAAAGAAGAAAGGCGAAAAGCGCGAGATCATCCGGCTCGTCTGCACGGAAGACAACAAGCACTACGTTGTCACGACGAAGAACAAGCAGAACACCCAGGGCAAGCTGGAGCTCAACAAGTACAACCCAGACCTGCGCAGAGTCACCCTGCACCGGGAGAAGAAGTAATGCCAAACCCGAAACGTAAGTTCAGCCATCAGCGCACCAGTCTGCGGCGCACCCACTGGGACACCACCCTTCCCGTCCTGAGCGAGACGAAGAACGTGGCCGGAGAACCCTTGCACCGCCGGCACTGCGCCAGCCCAGACGGCTACTACAAGGGCCGCCGGTTGCCTGGCTTCAAAGACAAGTCGGCCTAAGGCCCGCTGACATTTCCGGCCGCCGCCAAGTCGATCCCACGACTTGGCGGCGGTTCATTTTTTGGATTGGTCACCGGCTGGGCTGATACAGCTTGTAGGTGTAGTCCAACTCCAACTTTTCACCCGGCTTGACGTCGACCTCCCACGTGACCTTGGACGGGGTGTTGACGTCGTAGAGGCGGCGGACGAACTTGGTGGTCTTGCCCTCGTGGCCCGCACCCACCGCCTCGCCGGCCAGTTCCTTCTCGACCTTCATCTTGATCGGGTCCTTCTTGCGGCTCGTCACCACGATCTTGCCGTGGATGGTCACGAGGTCCCACACCGGATTGTTGAACCGGTCTTTGATCTCGCCCTTGGTGCGGGACACCTCCTCTTCAGCCTGGTCTGCCGAGACGTCCAGGGCCTTGGTGATCTTGACAAACTGATCCCCGCCCGCCGGCGTGTAGGTCAGCATGTCCTGGCCAAGTAACTCCCCGTCCTTGACCGTGACGACCGTGCCGGTGGTCAACGGCTGCTTAGACGTGTTGGTCACCTTCAACTCATGCCAAGTCTCAAGGGGCGTCTGGTTGCGCGGCGTGTTGTTGTCCAGCGGTAGCTGGGGCACGTTCAGGGTGTAGATGTGGGAGTAGTGCGATTTGAACTGGAGCAGGACGTAGTAACCCCGGTCGCCCCTCTTCAAGTCGACCTTGTCCTGTCGGTAGAAGAAGAGGTCTTCCGACGAAAATCCCTCTAGGTCGCTGATCGGCAGCGGCACGATGTTCGCCTCGGCGGCCCGGTAGCCCAATTGAGTGCCGAACCCGTTCGGCATGCCCCGGTTCTGGAGCATGTCTTGCGTCGAACGACCCAGAATCTGGCCCAGGTACGCGTCGGCAGAGACCGTCGCCGAGAACGGGTCTGGCACATTGAGGAACGGGATGTTGGGGAACCCGGTCACCAGTCGGATGTCGGCGTCCTTGATCGGCTCCAAGTCGTTGACGACGGTGGCTTTGGCGGTAAGGACGGCGTCCTGCGGGTCGCTGATGTCCAACTGGTAAGCAGGGGCCCAGGTCAAGCCGCGTTGCAGCACGGTGTAGAACACCTTGCCGTTGGGTGTTCCGCTGATGCGGAGGGCCGGCGACGTCACGGACTGGTCGGCCGTCCATTTCAGATCCCCCTCCTTGGCCCTGATGGCGATGATCAGTCCTTTGTTGAAGCTGATGACGCCATCATCGGTGCGAAAGACGACGACCTGGCCCGAAGCGGACAGAATTGTCCCGGTCAGCACTTCCCCACCAAGCGACTTGTTCGTCAATGTCACCGCCACGGTCTTCCCCTTGTTGGCCTGGATGATCTCGTCAAGGGTGCCTAAGTCATGCGACTTCTCTTCGGTGGTCGTCGTGGCGACAATCTCCTTGAGGGTGACACCTCGGGGGGTGGTCACCCAGAAGGTGCCCAGGGCGACGTTTGAGGGTTGGGTGAGCACGAGGGTCCCGTTCGACGGGATGGTGGCCTCGCGCACGACGACGGCGTACCCGTTCTTGAAGAGCGAGGCTCCGATCACTTTGGCTTGGCGGGTCGGGTCACCGGCGGTGGCGACAAGCATACAGGCGGTGGTCAGCAATGTCATGGCATTTCCCACCGATTGGACGACCCAATCTTCCGGTCATTTCAGTCTATGGCGCGGAGCATCTCCCGGGCGTGGGTCCTTGCCGACTCCCCGACCTCCTCACCCGCGATCATGCGCGCGACCTCGTCGACACGTTCCTCGGCGTCCAATTGGTCGACCGAAGTGTGGACACGGCCCTTTGCCTCGGACTTGCGGATGAGGAAGTGGACGTCGGCGGCGGCGGCGATTTGGGGCAGGTGGCTGATCGCCATGACTTGGTTGTGGGCGGCCAGGGCCGCCATTTTTCGTGCCGCCGTCGCCGCCGCCCTGCCACTGAGGCCCGTGTCGATCTCGTCGAATATCAAGGTCGGCACTCCGGCGCGACCAGCTGACGCCACCTTGACGGCCAGCATGAGCCGGCTGAGTTCGCCTCCACTGGCGACCTTGCCCAGCGGGCGTGGCGGCTCCCCGGCGTTGGCGGTGAACAGGAACTCGACGAAATCTTGGCCTTCGGGGCCGGTCGCCTGCCTGTGGAGACGGACGACGAACTCGGCGCTCGGCATGGCCAGTTCGCGCAGTTCAGCCGTCACAACCTCCGAAAACTTCGCCGCGTGCGCCTCGCGCACCGAGGTCAGGCGGTCCGCCGTCGCTTGGAGCGTGGAGTGGGCCGCATCCACTTCGACCGCCAGTTCGTCCTCGGACATGTCTTCTCCTTCGAGGGTCGCCAACTCGGCGCTCGCCGCGGCGAGATGCTCCAAGATCGCCGCCTCGTCTTCGCCGTACTTGCGTTTGAGTCGGGACAGCAGGTCTAGTCGGGCCGCCACCTCCTCAAGGGCCGCCGGGTCGTCGTCCAGAGTCGCCGCGTAGGCGCGCACCCCGCGGACGGCGTCGACCAGGACCGCCTCACCTTCGGCCAGGTGGTCGACTGACACGCCGAGGCTCGGGTCAAGGTCGGCCAACTGACGGAGGGCACGAAGGCTGGTCTGGACGGCTGAGACCGCCGACCCCTCGTCGTCCGCCAAGGCGGCCAGGGCGTCTCGGACACCGGTCGTCAGACGGGCGACGTGCTTCAGTCTCAGGAGGCGTCCCTCCAACTCCTCGGTCTCGCCGACGACCGGAGAGACGGATTGGATCTCGTCGATCTGGAACTTCAGCAGGTCGACGCGTTGCTCGCGGGCGCGCTGCCCGTTCCGCAAGGAAGCGAGACGGCGGGCCAGAGACTCGTGGCGGCGGAACTGTTCCTCGACCGCGACAACCAAGGCGAGGGCTTCGTCGCCGATCCAAGCGTCCAAGAACCCGCCTTGCCGTTCCTGGTGCATCAAGGCCTGGTGGTCGTGCTGGCCGTGCAAGTCGACGAGCAATGCACCGATCTCGCGCAGGGTGCCGACGGCGGCGGGGCGGCCGTTCAGACGCACGGTGGAACGGCCGTCGTGGCTGACTTCGCGCTGGACCACCAGTTGCCCGTCGTCGAAGGCGACGCCGTGTTCGGCGCACTTGGCCATGGCCAAGGGGTTGCCGCGCAGGTCCACAAGGAGGGTCACCACCGCCCGCGCCGCGCCATGGCGGACAAGGTCGGCGTCGGCGCGTGCACCTAGGGCAAGGCCGATGGCGTCGACCAACAACGACTTCCCCGCCCCCGTCTCACCGGTCAAGACGGTGAACGCGGCGCCGGGACGGAACGAGGCGCGCTCGATCACCGCGACGTTCTCGACGGTCAACTCCTGGACCATTGCCAAGGATTCTGACGGGGAACGGCCGGACGTGGGTGCGATAATCAGCACATGACCTCGGCAGGGCCAGGCGGGCAGGCCGTTCGGCGGGCGGTGGTCGTCTCACTGTCCACCACGGTCGTGGTCGTCGTGGCCAAGCTCGCCGCAGCCGCCGCGTCCCACAGCATCAGCGTCCTTTCCGAGGCCTTGCAATCCCTCGTGGACGTCGCCATGTCGGTGCTGACGCTGTGGACGGTGCGCCTCTCCAGCATTCCCGCCGACGACGACCACCCCTACGGCCACGGCCGGGCCGAAGTCATCTCCAGCGCGGTGCAGATGCTGGTCGTGATCGGGACGGCGGCGGTGATCGCCTGGCAGGCCACCCTTCGCCTGGCGACTCCTCGGGAGATCGACCCCGACTGGGGCCTTGCCGCGATGGCCTTCGCGATCGTCGCCAACACGGTTGTCAGCCGGCACCTGGTCAAAACCGCCCGGCAGTACGGCTCGGCAGCCCTTGAAGGTGAAGCCCAGCACCTGAACGGCGACACGTGGGCGTCGGTCGGTGTTCTGGCGGGCCTCATCGCGGTCAAGGGGACGGGCTGGCCGGTCCTCGACCCGCTCGTGGCCATCTTCTTCACCGGACTCGGTGCGTTCTTCGCGGTCCGTCAGCTCGTCCGCCTGACCCACCAGCTCATGGACGGTTCGCTTCCCGCTGAGGAAGTCGCCCGGGTGGAGGAGGCCCTGCGCCGACACGGGCATGTCCGCGGATTCCATAACCTCCGCACCCGCCAGACCGGTCAGGTCCGGATTGTGACCCTGCACGTCTTGCTGGACGACGACCTGACGTTTGTGGAGGCCCACGACCTGGCCGAAGACGTCGAAGCCTCGCTTCGTGACGTCCTTGGCGGTGCCCTTGTCACCGTCCACTATGAGCCCTACTTGGCCGAACTTGAGCACCAGGCTCGGGAACACCAGCCGTCCGAAGGCATGTAGAATCGGCCCATGAACACCGCCACCCCCAGTGCCGCCGCCCACGGCGTCCGATGGGACCTCTCCGCGCTCTTCGCCAGCCCCACGGACCCCAAGATCTCCGCGGCCTGGGACACGGCCCATTCCCGGGCGGACGCCTTTGTCGCCCAATACAAGGGCAAGGTCGACGCGCTGGCCGCCCCGGCGCTCGCCCAAGCCATCCGCGAGATCGAGTCACTGCAGAACGAGGCGGCCAAACCCATCATTTACGCCCACCTCCTCTTTGCCGCGGACACCAGCGACCCGGCCCTCGGGGCGTTCCTGCAAGACCAGACCGAGCGGTCGAGCGGGCTTCGGGTCAAGTTGATGTTTTTCGACATCGAGGTCCAAAAGATCGACGCGTCTCGGGCGGAGACCCTGTTCGCCGAGCCCGACCTGGCTGAATACCGCCACTACCTGGACGTCGTCCGCGCGTACACGCCGCACATGCTCAGCGAGTCGGAGGAAGTGCTTTTGGAAGAGTGTGCGAACGTCGGGTCGCGGGCCTGGGTGCGGCTCCACGACGAACTGACCGCAAACTACGAATACACCTACACCGACCCAGGCACGGGCGAGACGTCGGTGATGACCGAGCAAGAGGTCTTGGAGAACCTCCGGCACACCGACCGCGCAGTACGGACCGCCGCCGCGGACGCCTTTTCGACTGGCCTGGGCTCGATGCAACGGGTTATCACCTACGTCTACAACACCCTGCTTGCCGACAAAAAGCTTGAGGACCGGCTGCGCCGGTTTGACGCCGCCGAAGACAGCCGGCACCTTTCCAACGAACTGGACAAGCCGACCGTCGACGTGGTGATGCGGCTCTGCCGAGAGCGTTCCGACCTTGTCGAGCGCTACTACAAGGTCAAGCGCGAGGTGCTCGGCCTGCCCAGCCTGACCCACGTCGACCGGTACGCGCCCCTGAACGACACGAAGCAACAGGTTCCGTGGGAGAAGGCCCGCGAGATGGTCGTCGACGCGTTCGGTTCGTTCCACCCCGAGATGGCGGCCCGGGCCGACGAGTTCTTTGCCAAGAACTGGATCGAGGCCGAACCTCGGGCTGGCAAGACCGGTGGGGCATTCTGCAGCTACCTCACTCCCGACCTTCACCCGGTCGTCCTCATGTCCTACTTGGGCAGCCTTGAGAACGTCGAGACCTTGGCCCACGAACTTGGCCACGGCGTCCACGCGTCGTTGAGCCGGGCGCAGTCGCCCTTCAACTACCACGGCACCCTGCCGTTGGCCGAGCTTGCCTCGATCTTTGGGGAGATGATCGTCTTTGAGAAACTGACGGCCCAGGCGGACGCCCGGGACAAACTCGCCCTCTACGCCGGCAAGATCGAGGGCATCTTTGC
Coding sequences within it:
- a CDS encoding M3 family oligoendopeptidase; this encodes MNTATPSAAAHGVRWDLSALFASPTDPKISAAWDTAHSRADAFVAQYKGKVDALAAPALAQAIREIESLQNEAAKPIIYAHLLFAADTSDPALGAFLQDQTERSSGLRVKLMFFDIEVQKIDASRAETLFAEPDLAEYRHYLDVVRAYTPHMLSESEEVLLEECANVGSRAWVRLHDELTANYEYTYTDPGTGETSVMTEQEVLENLRHTDRAVRTAAADAFSTGLGSMQRVITYVYNTLLADKKLEDRLRRFDAAEDSRHLSNELDKPTVDVVMRLCRERSDLVERYYKVKREVLGLPSLTHVDRYAPLNDTKQQVPWEKAREMVVDAFGSFHPEMAARADEFFAKNWIEAEPRAGKTGGAFCSYLTPDLHPVVLMSYLGSLENVETLAHELGHGVHASLSRAQSPFNYHGTLPLAELASIFGEMIVFEKLTAQADARDKLALYAGKIEGIFATVHRQAAMFRFEQRSHQARRELGELTAEQFGDIWQEELQSMFGSGLTLGEQHRTWWMYVGHFFHTPFYVYAYSFGELLTLSVYELAKQGGPDFAAKYLDVLRLGGSKTPQELMGVLGVDLRSEAFWQAGFAAIDRLVTTFEGLWSDLKGA